In Phragmites australis chromosome 17, lpPhrAust1.1, whole genome shotgun sequence, the following are encoded in one genomic region:
- the LOC133897976 gene encoding uncharacterized protein LOC133897976 isoform X2, with protein MPVKESANAATRGVRNRVQSRREWKLALQQDVEKLKKKLRHEENVHRALERAFTRPLGALPRLPPYLPSQTLALLAEVAVLEEEVVRLEEQVVNFRQGIYQEAIIFSSAKNTHVPGGEGPVPAQLMPSGPVPNSEVSPSARQGSDHPPARPSMNNGVGSGKQTARKPVPSSPSQDDRSGEGKENQSCSNTSGKNCRQTPLQQKAPKSRAPTAVAPDKRRATPAQTTSAAPDRKRPAEAAGSNPDKASQVDSTVPNKLSEELLRCLLTIFSQMGSAAGGQGDEEQQAPSPSVSGSSESLEDAYPQDPYGILELGARDIGPYKRFHVVDAASFDRNALAGDTLLSRRLKALLRRLSSVDLAGLSHQQKLAFWINSYNSCMMNAFLEQGIPTSPHMLVAMMPKAAINVGGSTHSAMSIEHFILRLPYSVKQENPEGTKGDDVTARGAFGLEWPEPLVTFALSCGSWSSPAVRVYTAARVEEELEAAKRDYLQAAVAVSTPGNLAVPKLLHWYLLDFAKDVDSLMDWVCLQLPTELRQKAMRIVEDGRRAGAEPRRIQVLPYEFRFRYLLAS; from the exons ATGCCGGTGAAGGAATCGGCCAACGCGGCCACCAGGGGCGTCAGGAACAGAGTTCAGTCGAGGAGAGAGTGGAAGCTTGCGCTGCAACAAGAT GTCGAAaagctgaagaagaagctgcgtcacgaggagaacgtCCACCGAGCTCTAGAGAGGGCGTTCACGCGGCCGCTCGGAGCTCTGCCTCGCCTGCCGCCGTATCTACCGTCTCAG ACGCTAGCTCTCCTCGCGGAGGTGGCGGTGCTGGAAGAGGAGGTCGTCCGGCTGGAGGAGCAGGTGGTCAATTTCCGGCAAGGGATCTATCAGGAGGCGATCATCTTCTCCTCCGCCAAGAACACACACGTCCCCGGCGGCGAGGGTCCCGTGCCGGCGCAGCTCATGCCGTCGGGCCCGGTGCCGAACTCAGAGGTCTCTCCGTCCGCACGCCAAGGTTCAGACCATCCTCCCGCTCGTCCGTCAATGAACAACGGAGTCGGGAGTGGGAAGCAAACAGCAAGAAAGCCCGTCCCTTCTTCGCCGAGCCAAGACGACCGCTCCGGCGAAGGGAAAGAGAACCAGTCGTGCAGCAACACGTCGGGCAAAAACTGCCGGCAGACGCCATTGCAGCAGAAGGCGCCTAAGTCCAGGGCGCCAACCGCAGTGGCACCTGACAAACGCAGGGCTACTCCTGCTCAG ACAACGAGTGCAGCGCCTGACCGTAAAAGACCTGCAGAAGCTGCCGGCAGCAACCCTGACAAAGCGTCCCAGGTCGACTCGACCGTGCCGAACAAACTGTCGGAGGAGCTGCTGAGGTGCCTGCTGACCATCTTCTCGCAGATGGGCTCGGCAGCCGGTGGCCAAGGAGACGAGGAGCAGCAGGCACCGTCCCCTTCGGTCTCAGGCTCCAGCGAGAGCTTGGAGGACGCGTACCCGCAAGACCCCTACGGCATCCTTGAGCTGGGCGCAAGGGACATCGGCCCGTACAAGCGGTTCCATGTGGTCGACGCCGCTTCGTTCGATCGGAACGCGCTGGCCGGTGACACGCTTCTTTCCCGGAGATTGAA GGCCTTGCTGCGAAGGTTGTCGTCGGTTGACCTGGCGGGGCTCTCGCACCAGCAGAAGCTGGCGTTCTGGATCAACAGCTACAATTCCTGCATGATGAAC GCGTTCCTGGAGCAAGGGATACCAACTAGCCCCCATATGCTTGTGGCCATGATGCCAAAG GCGGCAATAAACGTTGGTGGGAGCACGCACAGCGCCATGTCCATCGAGCATTTCATCCTGAGGTTGCCCTACAGCGTGAAGCAG GAGAATCCGGAAGGAACGAAGGGCGACGACGTGACGGCGCGAGGAGCTTTCGGGCTGGAGTGGCCTGAGCCCCTGGTCACCTTCGCGCTGTCCTGCGGGAGCTGGTCCTCCCCTGCC GTGAGGGTGTACACGGCGGCCCGCGTcgaggaggagctggaggcggcGAAGAGGGACTACCTGCAGGCCGCCGTGGCTGTGTCGACGCCGGGAAACCTCGCGGTCCCGAAGCTCCTGCATTGGTACCTGCTCGATTTCGCCAAGGACGTGGACTCCCTCATGGACTGGGTCTGCCTGCAGCTGCCGACCGAGCTGCGGCAGAAGGCGATGCGGATCGTGGAGGACGGCAGGCGGGCGGGCGCCGAACCGCGGCGCATCCAGGTCCTGCCGTACGAGTTCAGGTTCAGGTACCTGCTGGCCTCATGA
- the LOC133897976 gene encoding uncharacterized protein LOC133897976 isoform X1 gives MHSAPEMNDRARRPAAAAAHGAKAAPKSDRVREKDPRKATMPVKESANAATRGVRNRVQSRREWKLALQQDVEKLKKKLRHEENVHRALERAFTRPLGALPRLPPYLPSQTLALLAEVAVLEEEVVRLEEQVVNFRQGIYQEAIIFSSAKNTHVPGGEGPVPAQLMPSGPVPNSEVSPSARQGSDHPPARPSMNNGVGSGKQTARKPVPSSPSQDDRSGEGKENQSCSNTSGKNCRQTPLQQKAPKSRAPTAVAPDKRRATPAQTTSAAPDRKRPAEAAGSNPDKASQVDSTVPNKLSEELLRCLLTIFSQMGSAAGGQGDEEQQAPSPSVSGSSESLEDAYPQDPYGILELGARDIGPYKRFHVVDAASFDRNALAGDTLLSRRLKALLRRLSSVDLAGLSHQQKLAFWINSYNSCMMNAFLEQGIPTSPHMLVAMMPKAAINVGGSTHSAMSIEHFILRLPYSVKQENPEGTKGDDVTARGAFGLEWPEPLVTFALSCGSWSSPAVRVYTAARVEEELEAAKRDYLQAAVAVSTPGNLAVPKLLHWYLLDFAKDVDSLMDWVCLQLPTELRQKAMRIVEDGRRAGAEPRRIQVLPYEFRFRYLLAS, from the exons ATGCACTCGGCGCCGGAGATGAATGACcgagctcggaggccggcggcggcggcggcgcacggcgcGAAGGCCGCCCCGAAGAGTGACAGA GTGAGGGAGAAGGATCCGAGGAAGGCCACGATGCCGGTGAAGGAATCGGCCAACGCGGCCACCAGGGGCGTCAGGAACAGAGTTCAGTCGAGGAGAGAGTGGAAGCTTGCGCTGCAACAAGAT GTCGAAaagctgaagaagaagctgcgtcacgaggagaacgtCCACCGAGCTCTAGAGAGGGCGTTCACGCGGCCGCTCGGAGCTCTGCCTCGCCTGCCGCCGTATCTACCGTCTCAG ACGCTAGCTCTCCTCGCGGAGGTGGCGGTGCTGGAAGAGGAGGTCGTCCGGCTGGAGGAGCAGGTGGTCAATTTCCGGCAAGGGATCTATCAGGAGGCGATCATCTTCTCCTCCGCCAAGAACACACACGTCCCCGGCGGCGAGGGTCCCGTGCCGGCGCAGCTCATGCCGTCGGGCCCGGTGCCGAACTCAGAGGTCTCTCCGTCCGCACGCCAAGGTTCAGACCATCCTCCCGCTCGTCCGTCAATGAACAACGGAGTCGGGAGTGGGAAGCAAACAGCAAGAAAGCCCGTCCCTTCTTCGCCGAGCCAAGACGACCGCTCCGGCGAAGGGAAAGAGAACCAGTCGTGCAGCAACACGTCGGGCAAAAACTGCCGGCAGACGCCATTGCAGCAGAAGGCGCCTAAGTCCAGGGCGCCAACCGCAGTGGCACCTGACAAACGCAGGGCTACTCCTGCTCAG ACAACGAGTGCAGCGCCTGACCGTAAAAGACCTGCAGAAGCTGCCGGCAGCAACCCTGACAAAGCGTCCCAGGTCGACTCGACCGTGCCGAACAAACTGTCGGAGGAGCTGCTGAGGTGCCTGCTGACCATCTTCTCGCAGATGGGCTCGGCAGCCGGTGGCCAAGGAGACGAGGAGCAGCAGGCACCGTCCCCTTCGGTCTCAGGCTCCAGCGAGAGCTTGGAGGACGCGTACCCGCAAGACCCCTACGGCATCCTTGAGCTGGGCGCAAGGGACATCGGCCCGTACAAGCGGTTCCATGTGGTCGACGCCGCTTCGTTCGATCGGAACGCGCTGGCCGGTGACACGCTTCTTTCCCGGAGATTGAA GGCCTTGCTGCGAAGGTTGTCGTCGGTTGACCTGGCGGGGCTCTCGCACCAGCAGAAGCTGGCGTTCTGGATCAACAGCTACAATTCCTGCATGATGAAC GCGTTCCTGGAGCAAGGGATACCAACTAGCCCCCATATGCTTGTGGCCATGATGCCAAAG GCGGCAATAAACGTTGGTGGGAGCACGCACAGCGCCATGTCCATCGAGCATTTCATCCTGAGGTTGCCCTACAGCGTGAAGCAG GAGAATCCGGAAGGAACGAAGGGCGACGACGTGACGGCGCGAGGAGCTTTCGGGCTGGAGTGGCCTGAGCCCCTGGTCACCTTCGCGCTGTCCTGCGGGAGCTGGTCCTCCCCTGCC GTGAGGGTGTACACGGCGGCCCGCGTcgaggaggagctggaggcggcGAAGAGGGACTACCTGCAGGCCGCCGTGGCTGTGTCGACGCCGGGAAACCTCGCGGTCCCGAAGCTCCTGCATTGGTACCTGCTCGATTTCGCCAAGGACGTGGACTCCCTCATGGACTGGGTCTGCCTGCAGCTGCCGACCGAGCTGCGGCAGAAGGCGATGCGGATCGTGGAGGACGGCAGGCGGGCGGGCGCCGAACCGCGGCGCATCCAGGTCCTGCCGTACGAGTTCAGGTTCAGGTACCTGCTGGCCTCATGA